The following are from one region of the Ictalurus furcatus strain D&B chromosome 11, Billie_1.0, whole genome shotgun sequence genome:
- the si:ch211-105j21.9 gene encoding sialomucin core protein 24-like isoform X1: MDLCNKLLLKCSLLIALSLALHIFTSPATTHNAMETTGHKTTRNNRKATTQQENNISNSYNNSSINANGNTSNNSSTISNRHNSTNSTVSDSTHHNSTVPSPRAEITTHQINVSATETNFATQFASAPTRAEVSTTLRPPVSTVHSTSKSTPAYFTTGTTIGNKTSNETAAGAGLNNSETSLTILFSVVLGVIILIILGLSVYKMTRSKWAKYSHHPLHNEDTGRQFMVTDDTLVISGGLYDGPQIYNSTVTVLNEDHMFTYTPTQFRLEFLHEDPTTDHKHEATTFKTFNTTDQQP, encoded by the exons ATGGATCTGTGCAATAAATTGCTTTTGAAGTGTTCTCTTTTGATTGCACTTTCCTTGGCTCTACACATTTTTACCAGTCCAGCAACCACCCATAATGCAATGGAAACAACTGGGCACAAAACAACAAGAAACAACAGAAAAGCCACAACACAACAGGAAAACAATATTTCTAACTCATATAATAATTCATCTATTAACGCCAATGGAAATACTTCAAATAACAGCTCAACAATTTCAAACAGGCATAACAGTACAAACAGCACAGTTTCTGACAGCACACACCACAACTCAACAGTGCCAAGCCCAAGAGCAGAGATTACAACACATCAGATAAATGTATCTGCCACTGAAACAAACTTTGCAACGCAGTTTGCTTCTGCTCCCACAAGAGCAGAAGTCTCAACAACACTCAGACCTCCAGTATCCACTGTGCATAGCACATCCAAGTCCACTCCTGCATACTTTACCACAGGAACAACTATTGGCAACAAAACAAGCAACGAAACTGCTG cAGGTGCTGGTCTGAATAATTCAGAAACGTCCCTGACCATTTTGTTCAGTGTAGTGCTCGGTGTGATAATTCTAATAATTTTGGGGCTATCTGTCTACAAAATGACCAGGAGCAAATGGGCTAAGTATTCTCACCATCCTCTTCATAATGAAGATACAG GTAGGCAGTTCATGGTAACAGATGACACTCTAGTGATTTCAGGAGGGCTCTATGATGGACCTCAGATCTACAACTCCACGGTAACTGTGCTGAACGAAGACCACATGTTTACCTACACACCTACTCAGTTCAGACTGGAGTTCTTGCATGAGGACCCAACAACAGACCATAAACATGAGGCTACAACCTTTAAAACTTTCAACACCACTGACCAACAGCCTTAA
- the si:ch211-105j21.9 gene encoding sialomucin core protein 24-like isoform X2, protein MDLCNKLLLKCSLLIALSLALHIFTSPATTHNAMETTGHKTTRNNRKATTQQENNISNSYNNSSINANGNTSNNSSTISNRHNSTNSTVSDSTHHNSTVPSPRAEITTHQINVSATETNFATQFASAPTRAEVSTTLRPPVSTVHSTSKSTPAYFTTGTTIGNKTSNETAGAGLNNSETSLTILFSVVLGVIILIILGLSVYKMTRSKWAKYSHHPLHNEDTGRQFMVTDDTLVISGGLYDGPQIYNSTVTVLNEDHMFTYTPTQFRLEFLHEDPTTDHKHEATTFKTFNTTDQQP, encoded by the exons ATGGATCTGTGCAATAAATTGCTTTTGAAGTGTTCTCTTTTGATTGCACTTTCCTTGGCTCTACACATTTTTACCAGTCCAGCAACCACCCATAATGCAATGGAAACAACTGGGCACAAAACAACAAGAAACAACAGAAAAGCCACAACACAACAGGAAAACAATATTTCTAACTCATATAATAATTCATCTATTAACGCCAATGGAAATACTTCAAATAACAGCTCAACAATTTCAAACAGGCATAACAGTACAAACAGCACAGTTTCTGACAGCACACACCACAACTCAACAGTGCCAAGCCCAAGAGCAGAGATTACAACACATCAGATAAATGTATCTGCCACTGAAACAAACTTTGCAACGCAGTTTGCTTCTGCTCCCACAAGAGCAGAAGTCTCAACAACACTCAGACCTCCAGTATCCACTGTGCATAGCACATCCAAGTCCACTCCTGCATACTTTACCACAGGAACAACTATTGGCAACAAAACAAGCAACGAAACTGCTG GTGCTGGTCTGAATAATTCAGAAACGTCCCTGACCATTTTGTTCAGTGTAGTGCTCGGTGTGATAATTCTAATAATTTTGGGGCTATCTGTCTACAAAATGACCAGGAGCAAATGGGCTAAGTATTCTCACCATCCTCTTCATAATGAAGATACAG GTAGGCAGTTCATGGTAACAGATGACACTCTAGTGATTTCAGGAGGGCTCTATGATGGACCTCAGATCTACAACTCCACGGTAACTGTGCTGAACGAAGACCACATGTTTACCTACACACCTACTCAGTTCAGACTGGAGTTCTTGCATGAGGACCCAACAACAGACCATAAACATGAGGCTACAACCTTTAAAACTTTCAACACCACTGACCAACAGCCTTAA
- the slc5a8l gene encoding sodium-coupled monocarboxylate transporter 1, whose translation MAGTGGPTATFSVWDYVVFAGMILAAAGIGLFQAFRSRKENSSAEFLLGGRQMTAVPVAMSLTASFMSGITVIGTPAEAYRYGTAFWLFAFSYTIMSTITAEIFVPLFYRLGITSTYEYLELRFNKVIRVIGTTMYIVQTILYTGMVIYAPALALNQITGLDLWGVLVATGVICIIYCTLGGLKAVIWTDVFQMVIMLAGFIAVIARGAVLQGGLGKIWEDNYNGGRLDTFSFDPDPLRRHSFWSIVVGGSLMWVSMYAINQSQVQRYISCKTMTHAKMSLYVNMVGLWITVSLAIFSGLTMYSIYKDCDPFTNNDVGSADQLLPYLVMDILAEFPGLPGLFVAAAYSGTLSTVSSSINALVAVTVEDFVKPTWPDLSERKLSWINMSMSVFFGALCIAMAGVASLMGSILQAALSIFGMISGPLLGLFLLGMFFRCANSTGSLSGLISGLIITLWVGIGAQVYPPLPIKTNPLPLSVAGCGAGDTNITTTVAAWSTRSLLTTESSIVRPALADSWYSLSYLYFCPVAVLVTMSTGLIVSAITGGCKQEKINPEMFVRKEDFFCFGCGRRRTENFVSDLVEKVGPEHPYGLDNPQFIDNELKLKDSEKITKF comes from the exons ATGGCTGGTACTGGAGGTCCAACGGCTACATTCTCAGTCTGGGACTATGTAGTGTTTGCTGGGATGATCTTGGCAGCTGCTGGCATTGGGCTCTTTCAAGCTTTCCGAAGCCGTAAGGAAAACAGCAGTGCTGAGTTCTTGCTGGGGGGCCGTCAGATGACAGCAGTGCCAGTCGCCATGTCCCTCACAGCCAGTTTCATGTCTGGGATCACAGTGATTGGCACTCCTGCAGAGGCCTACAGATATGGCACAGCATTCTGGCTCTTTGCCTTTTCCTACACCATCATGTCCACCATCACTGCAGAGATCTTTGTGCCTCTGTTCTATCGCCTTGGCATCACCAGTACATATGAG tactTGGAGCTGCGCTTCAATAAGGTTATTCGAGTGATTGGAACAACCATGTACATAGTCCAGACA ATTTTGTACACAGGCATGGTCATCTATGCCCCAGCGCTTGCCCTCAATCAGA TTACTGGCCTGGACCTTTGGGGAGTGCTGGTGGCCACAGGTGTCATCTGCATCATCTACTGCACCCTG GGAGGCCTGAAGGCAGTGATATGGACAGATGTGTTCCAGATGGTCATTATGCTGGCCGGGTTTATAGCAGTCATCGCTCGTGGGGCCGTGCTTCAGGGAGGCTTGGGAAAAATCTGGGAGGATAACTACAATGGTGGACGCTTAGACACGTTTAG TTTTGATCCAGATCCTCTGAGACGGCACAGTTTTTGGAGCATAGTTGTCGGGGGTAGTTTGATGTGGGTGTCAATGTATGCCATTAACCAGTCACAGGTGCAGCGCTATATCTCCTGTAAAACTATGACCCATGCCAAAAT GTctctatatgtaaatatggtGGGGTTGTGGATTACTGTGAGTCTGGCAATTTTTTCTGGCCTCACCATGTACTCCATCTATAAAGACTGTGATCCTTTCACTAACAATGATGTTGGTTCTGCAGACCAG ctTCTTCCATATTTAGTGATGGATATTCTAGCAGAATTTCCCGGCCTTCCTGGCTTGTTTGTAGCTGCTGCATACAGTGGAACTTTAAG TACGGTATCATCCAGCATTAACGCTCTGGTGGCCGTCACAGTGGAAGACTTTGTGAAACCTACGTGGCCCGATCTGAGTGAAAGAAAGTTGTCGTGGATTAACATGAGCATGA GTGTTTTCTTTGGGGCTTTGTGCATTGCTATGGCAGGAGTTGCCTCTTTGATGGGAAGTATATTGCAg GCCGCCTTGTCTATATTTGGTATGATCAGTGGACCTCTGCTGGGGCTTTTCCTGTTGGGCATGTTCTTCCGTTGTGCTAACTCCACT GGTAGCCTGTCTGGGTTAATATCCGGCCTGATTATAACCCTGTGGGTAGGCATTGGCGCTCAGGTGTACCCTCCTTTACCGATTAAGACCAATCCACTTCCCCTCAGTGTGGCAGGATGTGGTGCAGGAGACACAAACATAACCACTACAGTGGCAGCGTGGTCAACAAGATCCCTACTGACCACAGAGTCAAG CATTGTGAGACCAGCTCTTGCAGATTCCTGGTACTCTTTATCCTACCTGTACTTCTGCCCTGTGGCAGTGCTGGTGACGATGAGCACTGGGCTTATTGTCAGTGCCATCACAG gtgGCTGTAAACAGGAGAAGATAAACCCAGAGATGTTTGTTAGGAAGGAAGATTTCTTCTGCTTTGGCTGCGGTAGAAGGCGCACTGAG AACTTTGTATCAGACTTGGTTGAGAAGGTAGGGCCAGAGCATCCATATGGCTTGGACAATCCTCAATTCATTGACAACGAACTGAAACTGAAGGACAGTGAAAAGATCACCAAGTTCTAA
- the tshba gene encoding thyroid stimulating hormone subunit beta a: MNRSLAARVISLSRDIMFAPVLVAGILGLLVGTAVPMCILTEYTLYVEKQECDYCVAINTTICMGFCFSRDSNMKELLGPRFLIQRSCTYQNVEYRTAVLPGCAPHADSHFTYPIALSCHCSMCNTRSDECAHKTRFSAAKCSKPVRHLYPYPGQNDYI; the protein is encoded by the exons ATGAACAGGAGTCTGGCTGCCAGGGTAATCAG CTTGTCCAGAGACATCATGTTTGCTCCCGTGTTAGTGGCTGGTATTCTAGGCCTTCTTGTTGGAACGGCTGTACCTATGTGCATCCTGACAGAATACACTCTCTATGTTGAGAAGCAAGAGTGTGACTACTGTGTGGCCATCAACACAACAATATGCATGGGCTTCTGTTTTTCGAGG GACAGTAACATGAAAGAATTGTTGGGACCTCGCTTTCTAATCCAGAGGAGCTGTACCTATCAGAATGTGGAGTATCGTACAGCAGTTTTGCCTGGCTGTGCCCCTCATGCTGATTCTCACTTCACCTACCCAATCGCTCTCAGCTGCCATTGTAGCATGTGTAACACACGCAGTGATGAGTGTGCCCACAAAACCAGATTCAGTGCAGCCAAGTGCTCCAAACCAGTCCGACATTTGTATCCCTATCCTGGGCAAAATGACTACATCTAA
- the slc25a55a gene encoding solute carrier family 25 member 55a produces MSQQQISLPAKLINGGIAGLVGVTCVFPIDLAKTRLQNQRQGQQVYKNMMDCLIKTVRTEGYFGMYRGAAVNLALVTPEKAIKLAANDFFRQHLSKDGKGLSVFKEMLAGCGAGMCQVIITTPMEMLKIQLQDAGRLAAQQRMPGILAATKLAQTNPVLSRSYNAVPSSARQTISATQIAKELLHTEGIQGLYKGLGATLMRDVPFSIVYFPLFANINRLGKCSEDDVAPFYWSFMAGCIAGSTAAVAVNPCDVVKTRLQSLSKGANEETYNGVLDCVSKIMKKEGPFAFLKGAGCRALVIAPLFGIAQVMYFVGVGEYILSQRAFNVLSP; encoded by the exons ATGTCTCAGCAGCAGATCAG CCTTCCAGCCAAGCTCATCAATGGTGGTATTGCTGGTCTTGTTGGGGTCACTTGTGTGTTCCCTATTGACCTGGCGAAGACTCGACTCCAGAACCAGAGACAAGGTCAACAGGTCTACAAGAACAT gATGGATTGTCTAATCAAAACAGTTCGAACTGAGGGGTACTTTGGCATGTACAGAG GTGCTGCAGTGAATCTTGCTCTTGTCACACCTGAAAAGGCCATCAAACTGGCAGCCAATGACTTCTTTCGTCAGCACCTTTCCAAGGATGG GAAGGGGTTGTCTGTGTTCAAAGAAATGTTAGCAGGCTGTGGTGCGGGCATGTGCCAAGTCATCATTACTACTCCTATGGAGATGCTGAAAATTCAGCTACAAGATGCTGGGAGATTAG CTGCTCAGCAAAGAATGCCTGGTATCCTGGCTGCCACCAAGCTGGCTCAGACAAACCCTGTGCTGAGCCGCTCCTATAATGCAGTGCCGAGTTCTGCTCGCCAAACCATCTCTGCAACACAGATCGCCAAAGAGCTGCTGCACACAGAGGGAATCCAAGGTCTATACAAAGGGCTAGGAGCAACACtcatgag AGATGTGCCCTTCTCCATTGTCTACTTTCCTCTTTTTGCTAACATTAACCGTTTGGGTAAGTGCTCTGAAGATGATGTGGCACCATTCTATTGGTCGTTCATGGCTGGCTGTATAGCTGGTTCGACTGCTGCAGTGGCGGTTAACCCATGTGATG TGGTGAAAACCAGGCTTCAGTCCTTGAGCAAAGGTGCTAATGAGGAGACCTACAATGGAGTTCTCGACTGTGTGAG TAAGATCATGAAGAAAGAAGGACCATTTGCTTTCCTGAAGGGGGCAGGCTGCAGGGCGCTGGTCATTGCTCCTCTTTTTGGCATTGCTCAAGTTATGTATTTTGTTGGAGTTGGTGAATACATTCTGAGTCAGAGAGCATTTAATGTCCTGTCTCCTTAA
- the tspan2a gene encoding tetraspanin-2a isoform X4: MREIPAFRLQLHILAVYILMGVGGIMMLVGFFGCCGAVRESQCLLGLFFSCLLIIFGAEVAAGIFGLLNKDGIINEVKNFYSTSFNTTSGFTKITFVYHNNLECCGDLEGKSNTSLCTTNNTKDCLKAIEDFFNEKLIIIGYVGIGTAGIMIIGMIFSIVLCRGIRSNREVL, encoded by the exons CTGTGTATATTTTGATGGGAGTAGGAGGAATCATGATGCTCGTGGGTTTCTTTGGGTGCTGTGGAGCTGTGAGGGAGTCGCAGTGTCTTCTGGGATTG TTCTTTTCCTGTCTACTGATCATTTTTGGTGCAGAAGTGGCTGCAGGAATTTTTGGCTTATTGAACAAAGATGGG ATTATTAATGAGGTTAAAAACTTCTACAGTACCTCATTCAATACTACTAGCGGCTTCACCAAAATCACCTTCGTGTACCATAATAAT CTTGAGTGCTGTGGAGACTTAGAGGGAAAATCTAATACGTCTCTGTGTACTACCAATAATACCAAG GATTGCCTCAAAGCCATAGaggatttttttaatgagaaactCATCATCATTGGATATGTGGGTATTGGCACTGCAGGCATCATG ATAATTGGTATGATCTTCAGTATAGTCCTATGCCGTGGTATACGGAGCAACAGGGAAGTCTTATAG
- the tspan2a gene encoding tetraspanin-2a isoform X1, which produces MREIPAFRLQLHILGSHQSHRQCKLCGSLVLAVGLWLRFDPNTKSLLNADNAPQTFFFAVYILMGVGGIMMLVGFFGCCGAVRESQCLLGLFFSCLLIIFGAEVAAGIFGLLNKDGIINEVKNFYSTSFNTTSGFTKITFVYHNNLECCGDLEGKSNTSLCTTNNTKDCLKAIEDFFNEKLIIIGYVGIGTAGIMIIGMIFSIVLCRGIRSNREVL; this is translated from the exons ggtCCCATCAGTCCCACCGCCAATGCAAG CTCTGTGGTTCTTTGGTGTTAGCAGTGGGACTGTGGCTGAGGTTTGATCCTAATACAAAATCATTACTGAATGCAGATAATGCTCCCCAAACCTTCTTTTTTG CTGTGTATATTTTGATGGGAGTAGGAGGAATCATGATGCTCGTGGGTTTCTTTGGGTGCTGTGGAGCTGTGAGGGAGTCGCAGTGTCTTCTGGGATTG TTCTTTTCCTGTCTACTGATCATTTTTGGTGCAGAAGTGGCTGCAGGAATTTTTGGCTTATTGAACAAAGATGGG ATTATTAATGAGGTTAAAAACTTCTACAGTACCTCATTCAATACTACTAGCGGCTTCACCAAAATCACCTTCGTGTACCATAATAAT CTTGAGTGCTGTGGAGACTTAGAGGGAAAATCTAATACGTCTCTGTGTACTACCAATAATACCAAG GATTGCCTCAAAGCCATAGaggatttttttaatgagaaactCATCATCATTGGATATGTGGGTATTGGCACTGCAGGCATCATG ATAATTGGTATGATCTTCAGTATAGTCCTATGCCGTGGTATACGGAGCAACAGGGAAGTCTTATAG
- the tspan2a gene encoding tetraspanin-2a isoform X3 yields MREIPAFRLQLHILGSHQSHRQCKLCGSLVLAVGLWLRFDPNTKSLLNADNAPQTFFFAVYILMGVGGIMMLVGFFGCCGAVRESQCLLGLIINEVKNFYSTSFNTTSGFTKITFVYHNNLECCGDLEGKSNTSLCTTNNTKDCLKAIEDFFNEKLIIIGYVGIGTAGIMIIGMIFSIVLCRGIRSNREVL; encoded by the exons ggtCCCATCAGTCCCACCGCCAATGCAAG CTCTGTGGTTCTTTGGTGTTAGCAGTGGGACTGTGGCTGAGGTTTGATCCTAATACAAAATCATTACTGAATGCAGATAATGCTCCCCAAACCTTCTTTTTTG CTGTGTATATTTTGATGGGAGTAGGAGGAATCATGATGCTCGTGGGTTTCTTTGGGTGCTGTGGAGCTGTGAGGGAGTCGCAGTGTCTTCTGGGATTG ATTATTAATGAGGTTAAAAACTTCTACAGTACCTCATTCAATACTACTAGCGGCTTCACCAAAATCACCTTCGTGTACCATAATAAT CTTGAGTGCTGTGGAGACTTAGAGGGAAAATCTAATACGTCTCTGTGTACTACCAATAATACCAAG GATTGCCTCAAAGCCATAGaggatttttttaatgagaaactCATCATCATTGGATATGTGGGTATTGGCACTGCAGGCATCATG ATAATTGGTATGATCTTCAGTATAGTCCTATGCCGTGGTATACGGAGCAACAGGGAAGTCTTATAG